A single genomic interval of Oceanithermus profundus DSM 14977 harbors:
- a CDS encoding alanyl-tRNA editing protein — translation MSERLFWQDPYATAFTATVTRVREEGGRFLVELDRTLFYPTSGGQPHDTGTLGGVRVLDVFEPEKHGQRIVHVLEAPLEEGAAVEGKIDWTRRYRHMQRHTGQHVLSQAFLRAAQWNTIAVSLAGPEIHIDFDVWPGPGAAEEVLAEAEALANWAVYANLAVSAREVPEAQVPLLPLRRMPKVRGSVRVVQIEDWDLAPCGGTHLRSTAEAGPIKLLGFEKGKKKTIRVYARTGWEALEDYAAKHRTLKALAGRFSAGVFDVPERVQKLEDELYAARGEAQALAAELAEHYARELAQAGFPAARQVPLAALAETGRRVAEWPGALALLAALEPGGEHARLLLVAHPDREAELRSLWRERLEPLGARGGGRGHIQGRLAAGKLQLALEAFSGAAKENP, via the coding sequence GTGAGCGAACGACTTTTCTGGCAGGACCCCTACGCCACCGCCTTCACGGCCACGGTCACGCGCGTCCGGGAGGAGGGCGGCCGCTTTCTGGTCGAGCTCGACCGCACCCTCTTCTACCCCACCTCGGGCGGCCAGCCCCACGACACCGGCACCCTGGGCGGGGTGCGGGTGCTGGACGTCTTCGAACCCGAGAAACACGGCCAGCGCATCGTGCACGTGCTGGAGGCGCCGCTCGAGGAAGGCGCCGCGGTGGAGGGGAAGATCGACTGGACCCGCCGCTACCGCCACATGCAGCGCCACACCGGCCAACACGTCCTCAGCCAGGCCTTCCTGCGCGCGGCGCAGTGGAACACCATCGCGGTGAGCCTGGCGGGGCCGGAGATCCACATCGACTTCGACGTCTGGCCGGGCCCCGGGGCGGCCGAAGAGGTGCTCGCCGAGGCCGAGGCGCTGGCGAACTGGGCCGTCTACGCCAACCTGGCGGTGAGCGCGCGCGAGGTGCCCGAGGCGCAGGTGCCGCTGTTGCCGCTCCGGCGCATGCCCAAGGTGCGCGGTTCGGTGCGGGTGGTCCAGATCGAGGACTGGGACCTCGCCCCCTGCGGCGGCACCCACCTGCGCAGCACCGCCGAGGCGGGGCCGATCAAGCTGCTGGGCTTCGAGAAGGGCAAGAAGAAGACGATTCGGGTCTACGCCCGCACCGGCTGGGAGGCGCTGGAGGACTACGCCGCCAAGCACCGCACCCTGAAGGCGCTGGCCGGGCGCTTCTCGGCGGGGGTCTTCGACGTGCCCGAACGGGTGCAGAAGCTCGAGGACGAGCTCTACGCCGCGCGCGGCGAGGCGCAGGCGCTGGCCGCGGAGCTGGCGGAGCACTATGCCCGCGAGCTGGCGCAGGCGGGCTTCCCGGCGGCGCGCCAGGTGCCGCTGGCGGCGCTGGCGGAGACGGGGCGGCGGGTCGCCGAGTGGCCGGGGGCGCTGGCGCTTCTGGCCGCGCTCGAGCCCGGCGGCGAACACGCGCGGCTGCTGCTGGTGGCCCACCCCGACCGCGAAGCCGAGCTGCGGTCGCTGTGGCGGGAGCGGCTCGAGCCCCTGGGGGCCAGGGGCGGGGGCCGCGGTCACATACAGGGGCGGCTCGCGGCGGGTAAACTGCAGCTTGCGCTCGAAGCGTTCTCGGGCGCGGCAAAGGAGAACCCATGA
- a CDS encoding penicillin acylase family protein, producing the protein MRVLTILGRVLAGLIVLVLLLAVGGYYYLKNATLPQTNGRLVTPGLSAPVEILRDANGIVHVKAANEHDLFFGQAVAHAQERLWQMEFQRRIGAGRLAEVLGEAAVPTDKFLRTLGVYRAAEQAYENLPDDLKAIVDAYVDGVNAYLATNPPLPLEFKLLGFEPEPWTPADVLVWQKMMSYDLSGNYEEELQRYRLLARGLSKARIEALIPGYPAAAPTIVRRIPERLRPRPVRETAPAPAPQGAAWVEELLALARTLPSSLEASNNWVVGPERSTTGKPLLANDPHLGLSAPSIWMLMELEAPTYRATGATFPGLPTIVIGKNERIAWGVTNHAADVQDLYVLEEAEGGYRYRGEVRPYHLRRETIAVKDADPVVLEVRETVYGPVISDVVGAPEGQALALRWVSLEPSDETMAAFYGIGKAANWEEFTAALLRLKAPSQNFVYADVEGNIGYLAPGKIPVRKPGHSGKYPVPGTGEWDWVGFVPAEALPRTYNPPEGYIVTANNRSTPEGWPYTFTHDWAPGFRAARIEQLIRARPKLSPEDFARIQGDEVSLMARSFRPVLERLRPQSERAAEWHRKLLAWDANETASSTEATVFQAWYAELARLPEAEVGQAYWNEPLYLKRALLEGDPACDARGVSCLDFAAQALERALARLDALGGIVPWGQLHPAVFDHGVMTHQPQLRRFFDREIAHGGDRFTVNMGAYDFATFRMNHGPSYREIVALGLPEQSYWIHPMGQSGNVLSRHYADLLPLWANVEYLPMGTGEPVARLVLEP; encoded by the coding sequence ATGCGCGTGCTCACAATCCTTGGTCGGGTCCTCGCGGGCCTGATCGTCCTGGTCCTGCTGCTCGCCGTGGGCGGCTACTACTACCTGAAGAACGCCACCCTGCCCCAGACCAACGGCCGGCTCGTCACCCCCGGCCTCTCGGCGCCGGTGGAGATCCTCCGCGACGCCAACGGCATCGTCCACGTCAAGGCCGCGAACGAGCACGACCTCTTCTTCGGTCAGGCGGTGGCCCACGCCCAGGAGCGGCTGTGGCAGATGGAGTTCCAGCGGCGCATCGGCGCCGGCCGGCTCGCCGAGGTGCTGGGCGAGGCGGCCGTGCCCACCGACAAGTTCCTGCGCACCCTCGGGGTCTACCGCGCCGCCGAGCAGGCCTACGAAAACCTGCCGGACGACCTGAAGGCCATCGTCGACGCCTACGTGGACGGGGTCAACGCCTACCTGGCCACGAACCCGCCGCTGCCGCTCGAGTTCAAGCTGCTCGGCTTCGAGCCCGAGCCCTGGACGCCGGCCGACGTGCTGGTGTGGCAGAAGATGATGAGCTACGACCTCAGCGGCAACTACGAGGAAGAGCTGCAGCGCTACCGGCTGCTGGCCCGCGGGCTCAGCAAGGCGCGCATCGAGGCGCTCATCCCCGGCTATCCGGCCGCGGCCCCCACGATCGTGCGGCGCATTCCCGAGCGGCTGCGCCCGCGGCCTGTCCGCGAAACGGCCCCGGCCCCCGCGCCCCAGGGCGCGGCCTGGGTGGAGGAGCTGCTGGCGCTGGCACGCACCCTCCCCAGCAGCCTCGAGGCCTCGAACAACTGGGTGGTGGGCCCCGAGCGCAGCACCACCGGCAAGCCGCTGCTCGCCAACGACCCCCACCTGGGGCTCTCGGCCCCCTCGATCTGGATGCTGATGGAGCTCGAGGCCCCCACCTACCGCGCCACCGGCGCCACCTTCCCGGGGCTGCCCACGATCGTCATCGGCAAGAACGAGCGCATCGCCTGGGGGGTGACGAACCACGCCGCCGACGTGCAGGACCTCTACGTGCTCGAGGAGGCGGAGGGCGGCTACCGCTACCGGGGCGAGGTGCGCCCCTACCACCTCCGGCGCGAGACGATCGCGGTCAAGGACGCCGACCCGGTGGTGCTCGAGGTGCGCGAGACCGTCTACGGTCCGGTGATCTCCGACGTCGTGGGCGCCCCCGAAGGACAGGCGCTGGCGCTCCGCTGGGTCAGCCTCGAGCCTAGCGACGAGACGATGGCCGCCTTCTACGGCATCGGCAAGGCGGCGAACTGGGAGGAGTTCACCGCCGCGCTTTTGCGCCTGAAGGCCCCGAGCCAGAACTTCGTCTACGCCGACGTGGAGGGCAACATCGGCTACCTCGCCCCGGGCAAGATCCCGGTGCGCAAACCCGGCCACTCGGGCAAGTACCCGGTGCCCGGCACCGGCGAATGGGACTGGGTGGGCTTCGTGCCCGCGGAGGCCCTGCCCCGGACCTACAACCCGCCCGAAGGGTACATCGTCACCGCGAACAACCGCTCGACCCCCGAGGGCTGGCCCTACACCTTCACCCACGACTGGGCCCCGGGCTTTCGGGCCGCGCGCATCGAGCAGCTGATCCGCGCGAGACCCAAGCTGAGCCCCGAGGACTTCGCGCGCATCCAAGGCGACGAGGTCAGCCTGATGGCCCGGAGCTTCCGCCCGGTGCTCGAGCGCCTGCGCCCCCAGAGCGAACGCGCCGCCGAGTGGCACAGGAAGCTGCTCGCCTGGGACGCGAACGAAACCGCCTCCAGCACCGAGGCCACCGTCTTCCAGGCCTGGTACGCGGAGCTGGCGCGGCTGCCCGAAGCCGAGGTGGGCCAGGCCTACTGGAACGAACCCCTCTATCTGAAACGCGCGCTGCTCGAAGGCGATCCCGCCTGCGACGCCCGCGGCGTGAGCTGCCTGGACTTCGCCGCCCAGGCGCTGGAGCGCGCCCTGGCGCGCCTCGACGCCCTGGGCGGGATCGTCCCCTGGGGGCAGCTCCACCCCGCGGTCTTCGATCACGGGGTGATGACCCACCAGCCCCAGCTGCGCCGCTTCTTCGACCGCGAGATCGCCCACGGCGGGGACCGCTTCACCGTCAACATGGGGGCCTACGACTTCGCCACCTTCCGGATGAACCACGGACCCAGCTACCGCGAGATCGTGGCCCTGGGCCTCCCCGAACAGAGCTACTGGATCCACCCGATGGGCCAGTCGGGCAACGTCCTCAGCCGCCACTACGCCGACCTGCTGCCGCTTTGGGCGAACGTCGAGTACCTGCCGATGGGTACGGGGGAACCGGTGGCGCGGCTGGTGCTCGAACCCTAG
- the lysA gene encoding diaminopimelate decarboxylase — translation MPYEPPEDFMRALHDLLGRVPTPFYAYDLRRIEERTRRYLEAFPTARVFYALKANPRLRLLERLRSQGLGAEAVSLGEVVRAYVAGFMPDEVVLNGPVKPPEVLGELARSGVPTLVADSRADLERIAQRLPEARVLLRLNPDLPVDTHPHLATGRGDSQFGVLPEDWPDVFARGRELGLEMRGLHVHLGSNLHNPADFAARLEVLQRLRERVGPLEVLDLGGGFGLDLDPRDLAPGMFALARAYGAELWIEPGRALVADAGVLVARVWAEKRTRRRYLLLDAGMTAFLRPLLYGARHPVRPLYASERTAVYDLAGPACESGDVLARDVELPVPREGDAVAFLEAGAYGEAMHLDYLDHPRPGAYAWDGARWEVWRRPGRLPALWEDEPDRAEYL, via the coding sequence ATGCCCTACGAGCCCCCCGAGGACTTCATGCGCGCGCTGCACGACCTCCTCGGGCGCGTGCCCACCCCCTTCTACGCCTACGACCTGCGCCGCATCGAGGAGCGGACCCGCCGCTACCTGGAGGCCTTTCCGACGGCCCGCGTCTTCTACGCGCTCAAGGCCAACCCGCGGCTGCGCCTGCTCGAGCGCCTGCGGTCGCAGGGCCTGGGTGCGGAGGCGGTGAGCCTGGGCGAGGTCGTGCGCGCCTACGTGGCCGGCTTCATGCCCGACGAGGTGGTGCTGAACGGCCCGGTCAAGCCACCGGAGGTGCTGGGGGAGCTGGCGCGCTCGGGGGTGCCCACGCTGGTCGCCGACTCCCGGGCCGACCTGGAGCGGATCGCGCAGCGTCTGCCGGAGGCGCGGGTGCTGCTGCGGCTCAACCCCGACCTGCCCGTGGACACCCACCCCCACCTGGCCACCGGCCGCGGCGACAGCCAGTTCGGGGTGCTGCCCGAGGACTGGCCCGACGTCTTCGCGCGCGGACGCGAACTCGGTCTGGAGATGCGCGGCCTGCACGTGCACCTGGGTTCCAACCTGCACAACCCCGCGGACTTCGCCGCCCGGCTCGAGGTGCTCCAGCGGCTGCGCGAGCGGGTGGGTCCCCTGGAGGTGCTCGACCTGGGGGGCGGCTTCGGCCTCGACCTGGACCCGCGGGACCTGGCCCCGGGGATGTTCGCGCTGGCGCGGGCCTACGGGGCGGAGCTGTGGATCGAGCCCGGCCGCGCCCTGGTCGCCGACGCCGGCGTGCTGGTCGCGCGCGTCTGGGCCGAAAAGCGGACGCGCCGGCGCTACCTGCTGCTGGACGCCGGGATGACCGCCTTCCTGCGGCCGCTGCTCTACGGCGCCCGCCACCCGGTGCGGCCGCTCTACGCCTCCGAGCGCACCGCGGTCTACGACCTGGCGGGCCCCGCCTGCGAGTCGGGCGACGTGCTGGCGCGCGACGTGGAGCTGCCGGTGCCCCGCGAGGGCGACGCCGTGGCCTTCCTCGAGGCGGGGGCCTACGGGGAGGCGATGCACCTCGACTACCTCGACCATCCTCGGCCCGGCGCCTACGCCTGGGACGGGGCGCGCTGGGAGGTCTGGCGCCGCCCCGGCCGGCTGCCCGCGCTCTGGGAAGACGAGCCCGACCGGGCGGAGTACCTCTAG
- a CDS encoding gamma-glutamyl-gamma-aminobutyrate hydrolase family protein gives MPLIGVTSQTGRTGRVNVTPLWGVREPYRAALEAQGAGVVVLPPQPEPRLEGVLARLDGLLLPGGADLDPRHFGEDPHPRLGPVDPARDELELFAARWAAEHGLPTLGVCRGAQVGAVALGGSLYQDLESAGFTRIGHDQTAPAPALWHTVELEEDRWLAPLFGRRFRTNSYHHQAIRDPGPFRVLARAADGVIEAADLPDHPFFLLVQWHPELLPDHWGLFGLLVEAAAGRRASAAD, from the coding sequence ATGCCGCTCATCGGGGTGACCAGCCAGACCGGCCGCACCGGCCGGGTGAACGTGACGCCGTTGTGGGGCGTGCGCGAGCCCTACCGGGCCGCCCTCGAGGCCCAGGGCGCCGGCGTGGTGGTGCTGCCGCCGCAGCCGGAGCCGCGGCTCGAGGGCGTCCTCGCGCGCCTCGACGGCCTGCTCCTGCCCGGCGGGGCCGACCTCGACCCGCGCCACTTCGGCGAGGACCCACACCCGCGGCTGGGTCCGGTGGACCCCGCGCGCGACGAACTCGAACTCTTCGCCGCCCGCTGGGCCGCCGAGCACGGGCTGCCCACCCTGGGCGTCTGCCGCGGGGCCCAGGTGGGGGCGGTCGCCCTCGGCGGCAGCCTCTACCAGGACCTGGAAAGCGCCGGCTTCACCCGGATCGGCCACGACCAAACGGCCCCCGCCCCGGCGCTCTGGCACACCGTCGAGCTGGAGGAGGACCGCTGGCTCGCCCCGCTCTTCGGCCGCCGCTTCCGCACCAACAGCTACCACCACCAGGCCATCCGCGACCCGGGGCCCTTCCGCGTCCTGGCGCGCGCGGCCGACGGCGTCATCGAGGCCGCCGACCTGCCCGACCACCCCTTCTTCCTGCTCGTTCAGTGGCACCCCGAGCTGCTGCCCGACCACTGGGGGCTGTTCGGCCTGCTCGTGGAAGCCGCCGCGGGCCGCCGCGCCTCGGCGGCCGACTGA
- a CDS encoding ABC transporter permease: MSSPVAPGPKRERWFEGKRFRRFRRNPLALAGLVILLFFAGMAVLAPVLTADRLPRGCVRELGLGRSEARTALRSPAHPAFWRATFAPPESCYKIPRVSYSPVPKPPSAKYPLGIASGGYDIYYGIVWGARTSFYIGVLVVGIVLVIATVVGGLAGLFGGWLDNLLMRLVDVVYSIPGLVLAMVFASIFGRGLIKTMIAIALVAWPIYARMLRGNILQVKAQDYISAAHAVGAGSGRLFFKHILPNAIGPMIILASLDIGAIVITASTLAFLGLGADVGYADWGQMISFARSWISNPGGEPLKYWFVWFWPSMAIALFVLGWNLLGDAVRDALDPRS; encoded by the coding sequence ATGAGTAGCCCCGTCGCGCCCGGGCCCAAGCGGGAACGCTGGTTCGAGGGCAAGCGATTCCGCCGTTTCCGCCGCAACCCGCTGGCGCTCGCCGGCCTGGTGATCCTGCTCTTCTTCGCGGGAATGGCCGTTCTGGCGCCGGTGCTGACCGCCGACCGGCTGCCCCGGGGGTGCGTGCGTGAGTTGGGATTGGGGCGCAGCGAGGCGCGGACGGCGCTGCGCAGCCCGGCGCACCCCGCCTTCTGGCGGGCCACCTTCGCCCCGCCGGAGAGTTGCTACAAGATCCCCCGGGTCAGCTACTCGCCGGTGCCCAAGCCGCCCAGCGCCAAGTACCCCCTCGGCATCGCCAGCGGGGGTTACGACATCTACTACGGCATCGTCTGGGGGGCGCGCACCTCGTTCTACATCGGCGTGCTGGTGGTGGGCATCGTGCTCGTCATCGCCACCGTCGTCGGGGGGCTCGCGGGGCTCTTCGGCGGCTGGCTCGACAACCTGCTGATGCGGCTCGTCGACGTCGTCTACTCGATCCCCGGCCTGGTGCTGGCCATGGTCTTCGCCTCGATCTTCGGCCGCGGGTTGATCAAGACGATGATCGCCATCGCCCTGGTGGCCTGGCCCATCTACGCGCGCATGCTGCGCGGGAACATCCTCCAGGTCAAGGCCCAGGACTACATCTCCGCCGCCCACGCGGTGGGCGCGGGTTCCGGCCGGCTCTTCTTCAAGCACATCCTGCCCAACGCCATCGGACCGATGATCATCCTGGCCAGCCTCGACATCGGCGCGATCGTAATCACCGCCTCGACGCTCGCCTTCCTGGGGCTGGGGGCCGACGTGGGCTACGCCGACTGGGGGCAGATGATCAGCTTCGCCCGCAGCTGGATCTCCAACCCCGGAGGCGAGCCGCTGAAGTACTGGTTCGTCTGGTTCTGGCCGAGCATGGCCATCGCGCTCTTCGTGCTGGGCTGGAACCTGCTGGGCGACGCGGTGCGCGACGCGCTGGACCCGCGGAGCTAG